The genomic interval AAACGAACCGGTCGCGAACTCATACAGACATCTACCTAAGCTGTGCCAGCACCGAGCTGGTGGAGACGGCTTCATGTCCTCCGACCAACCCCGAGTCGTCGAGAGCAGACCATCGGCCCTCACGTCCAACCCGGTACACGAAGCCGAGGACGAAAAGGATCATGGCACTGTCGAACGGCCACTGGAGGGCGACCAAATTCGAGGAGTCATTCGCCTGATACAATGCCGAAAATGCTCCCACCTTCTCCAAGAGCCAATTACACTTCCTTGCGGTCGAAGCCTCTGTAAACAATGTGTCCCAGAAACACACACTCGAGAAAATATATCATATCCCGCCACGCCAAATAGATTACAAGGCTTCGAATGCCCTTATGTGGAATGTGGGAAGAACCATGCCGTGGGCGACTGTGGCGTTGATGTCATCCTCACCAAGGCAGTCAACAACTTCAAGTTTGAGATGGAGAAGGCGAAAGAGACGAGCACCAAAGCCGAGATCTCCACGCATGTCATCATCAACAGTTCAGGTGCTGGGCAGTCAGATATGAGGGACGACAACGCAGAAGTGGCGAGGGTTGTGAAAGGAGGCCCCCTGCTCGCAGTCTATACGTTGGCAGATACAGGCGAGTTGGACTACAACTCAGCCGTCACTTTTGCCGAAGTCTCGTCACTCGGAGATGAGGCTACATCAATCGACTCAAGGACATTTTCCAAAGTAAAGGAATCTGTACGCACGGAAATGGACTGCCAGGTTTGCTATGCCTTGTTCTACGACCCTCTCACGACAGTTTGCGGCCACACTTTCTGTCGATCGTGCTTACACCGCGTGTTGGACCACTCCTCCTACTGTCCGATTTGTCGACGAGGGTTGTCAGTTAGCCCTCTGCTATACCAGGAGTCATGCCCATCAAATGAGAGTCTGAAAACCATCATTCAGACTTTTTGGGCCGATGCCGTTCTCACAAGAGGCGATGCTTTGGCGGCGGAAGCAATGAACAGACATCGGGAGTTTGATATTCCTATTTTTGTCTGCACATTGTCGTTTCCAATGATGCCGACCTTTCTCCATGTCTTTGAGCCGCGCTATCGCCTGATGATACGCCGAGCTTTGGAGGGCGACCGAACTTTCGGCATGGTGCTACCTCAACGACCCCGGACAGCCAACGACACACACTTTGTGCAATACGGAACCCTCTTACGCATTGTGAACGCCGAGTACTTTGCAGACGGCAGGAGCCTGATCGAGACATCTGGCATATCACGCTTTAGAATAACCAGACATGGCATTTTGGATGGATATTTGGTGGGGAAAATTGAACGGATTGACGACATATCGATCGCGGAGGAAGAAGATCTAGAGGCAACCGAGACACAACAAGCCCTAGAAAGATACGAAAGCGCAGCCACACATCAGAGCGAAGACTCGAGTTTGCCGAGACCACTTACGACTACCCCCGAGGATCTCTCAACAATGCCAACTAGCGACCTTCTGTCCTTGGGTGTTTCCTTTGTGCAGAGAATGAGGCAACAAAGCGTGCCGTGGCTGGCACAACGAATGCTGGCTATTTATGGGGAATGCCCCAACGATCCGGCACTTTTTCCTTGGTGGTTTGCCAGCATCCTGCCAGCCAAGGAATACGAGAAGTACAAACTTTTGGAAACACGAAGCGTCAGAGAGCGACTCAAGATCTGCTGCGGCTGGATTTTGGAATGGGAGTCAAGCAGGTGGTGAGTAATCCCTGCCCGATGCTTTCTTCTTTTGCGCCCTTTTGTTTGGAGTTTTTCCGTACCGATTCAGACGCTCTGTAAGGGTTCTTTTATAGAGACTCGGTGTGGATGTCATTGTTGCCCCCGTTTGCTTGTTATTAGACAATTAAACAGACGGGCTAAGGTGCAGAAACTTTCAGGAGGGCCCTTATTGACGGCCGCTCAGGTCCCTCTCAGACTGCAGAATCTTCTGATGCTGGGGACTAGCTCAGCTACGGGCGCCGAAGGCCTCGCCCAAGAGACATGAATTGAAATTGGCCACGAGGAAGCCGAGACTTTGGCCTACGAGGGTTAACTTATCGACTACAAGGCTCCCTCTCCACTGGGATGTTAGGATGCGGGGGTGGCAGTTGTCGTGAATTTCTCGCATTTGCATGGCAGCATTGGGCATGTACTAGGAATCCTTCACGGCATTATATTACGACACAATACAGATACCAAATTGGCCTATGTAGGTATACTAGAGAACCATGTCAAACAGAAGTTGAAGAATGCAAATTCGCTCATGTTTCCGACGTATGCAAATTCAAGTCGATGTCTAGCTGTTAACTTACCCAGGGCAGCCTCGAAGATAACAGCTTTGTTGATGATTCTCATGCTTCGTCAGATACCCCCGATGTAACCAGGGATATATGCTCAGCAAGTGCCACCACGCGAGGGATGTTCTCCAGAGGGGACATTGGCACCTTATTCATACTAGACAAGCCTACGACCGTCCGTGACTTCCTCAAAATATCTGGTCGTCGTTCACTTTAGACTACAACTTTCACACATCCGTCCTCCTTTGCCACAACACGACCGATTTTGCCATCTTTCAAGCAACTGTCTTTCCGTCATCATTCACCACCTATTATTATCACCTCAAAATGTTTTCCACCGCTTCAAGGACACATTCAACGACAAGCGCTTCGGCAAGGAAGCCAGGAATGATTGAATCAACGCCGTAGCAGCTGTACCCAAAGATACAGAGATGCAGAGATAGACGACTGGGAGCAGGACAGCGCACAGCGGACATCAATGAAGGCTGGTGCGTCCGAGTTGGCCGAAACTGGTGCGGAATTGGAAATCATAGATGACTTTGCCAAGAAACCAGTGTTGTAGAGTGGGCATTCAATGTCGGCCTCTTGCTCTGCTGCTACTTATCCTTTCTGTTTGAATGGTGCTGGTCTTCAATGCCTTTGTAAATTGCTTCAATAGAAACTTATAACAATGAGTAAAGTGACTGTGTTCGCAATTAACAACCAAGTCACAATTCAGACGCTTGATTCGAGGTAAACGAGATGCGCACCCCGCCGTGATCAAGCTTCTGTCAAAGCTAGGTCTGTTGAGAGATCCCCGTCTTTCATTCGGACAAAAAACAGCCTATACGTGAGATAGTCACTAGGACGCAAGAATAATGTCATAACTATAGATTGGCTCGGCTCTTCAGTCTCCTTACACAATACTTTGACTTGGGAGTTTTGCAAGAACGTTCTCCGCTTGGGAAATCTCCGAGCAATGGCTAGCTCAAAGGGTCCTTCTAGTGGCCTATGACACTCGCGGTGCGTGGATGTAGTCAAGTCGACTTTCTAAAATGGGCAACTTCTACTCCCCGTGCTTGGGCGTCAAACATGACGCCTTTAAGCATCCATGACGCCTCATAAATAGCAAGAAAAGCGAGCCCGAGCCATGTCGGCCGGCACAAATAATTCGAAGGCACCCCGAATTTACTGAATTCCAAAAAAGGCATCGTCAAACTTGCCGTGCTCCATTTCTGTCATGTCTCCAAAAAACATATCATCGAAGCTGTTACCATCGCCCCCGTCGCCGCCCATGTTCATATCGAGGTCCATGTTCTCCATGCTTGTATTCCCATCGAGGTTGAACAGATCGTCGATGTTGGTGGACTCCTGCTTCTCCATCTTGGCTTCCACCGGCTTCTCTTGGCTAGCTGCCGACGCTGTTGCTCCTGCCGACGCTGTTGCTCCTGCCGAGGCTGGCGGGGCTGCACCAGTCTCTTGTTTCGTAGCGCTATCTGGAGGAAGGAGATTATCGAGCGACAAGAGGTCGCCGCCTATGTCGCCGGAGCCGAATGATATGTCCATGGCCGCATCCTGTACCTGGGCTTGGTCTGGTGCCTCGTTGCTGGGTGGCGCCAAACTGAAGGTCATATCCGTGAAATGGAACTCTGGGTTGTTGCCCTCAGTACCGCCTCCAGAGTCGTCACCAAGACCAAACAAGTCATCCATGGGCGCCTCTGGGGCACCTGAAGGCTGAGGTTGCGAACTTGGCGGCTCGGTCTTAAACTCCTGCTTGATCTCGCCCATAGGGGCCATCATAGCCGGTGGTGCAGCAGGTGGTGCTGGTGTCATCTCCTGCTTCACTTGGGGACTGGGTTCGGGCGCTGGCTGGAAGCCGACGCCCATGTCAGGGAACGGAGCCATTGATGGTGCTGTGCTTGGTTCTGCGGGAACCCTCTGCGGACCCGTAGCCTCCGTGGTCTTGGGTTCATTCTCAGGAGGCGTTGGCTCTCGAGACGAAGAGTCGAGGTCGATGGCCATGGGTGATTTGGTCTGCGCCTCGACTGGCGCAGGCTGTTCCACCGGTTGTCTTGCCTGCTGAAAACGATCCAAATCTCTTTGTAGGGCAGCCTTGGCCCGTATCTGCCGTCGGTGTTACTACTAGACGCAAGAAAGGGACCTCACTTGAGTgacttactatctcgctctCCAAATCATCCAGTTTCCAGTGGAAGCTCTCGATGATCTCTGGCATCTTTGTTTGTAAAGAGGCTTGGGCCTGGAATTGATGCCTGCCATCTTTGCTAAGAGACTTCAGTGCCTTGCCTGTTTGGACCAGCTGCGGATATGATCAGCCATTACAGTCACGTATTTGAAATTACCAAATTTTACATACCACATCGTTTATAAGTCCATGCAGTGCTTCCGCAGAGTCAGAAGTCGACGCCTTCGAGTTTGCCATTGCAGCGACGTGACGCCGCTGGCTATGAGTTCAATGGTCAAATATTCTACGAGCTGCTCGCGTTTTCGAGTGCGTAGGATCGATATGCCAAGTCGAAATGTCGCGACACAGTAATATGTGACAGTCGACCATTCAAGGGGATGTGTCAAACTTGATATTATGAGGTCGAAGAGACTGAGAGAGGCCAGGCGTTTCCGTATGCGTCGATTATGTGAACTCTTCGGCAGTggagagagtgagagagaaTGGAACCGTCGAAGCTACCTTATTGAACCGATTTGATGGGATGATTGAAGTTGATTTGGTAAAAGTAAATCGCTGGATCGTTGCTGAAGTTGCAGTCGATTCTTCGACAACCAACCAAACACCAATGTTTGACGTCTGAATCAGCCAAGTTCCCAGCCTTCTTCCCCGATGAGCCGGTACGTACCTGCGGTGAGTTTAGGTAGATTCTCTGTCGTCGACTGGAAGGCGAGACTGGAGCCCGGGCGCATAGCTTGACCTATCAGACACATTAGGAAGCTCAACCAATGAACAGCCGAAGCGTACATGCGGGCTGCTGTGGCCATGCAGTTGCGCCACGCCCACAGCAATCACAGCTCCTAGCGCCAACGACCTGAGGAAGGAACATTGAATGCACTGTGAGCCCCGGAAGTAACCCCGCACCTGCCATACGGCACGGGGTGAGCGCAAGACAAGCAGGCGGCAGTAGGACACTTTCCCCTCTTCTATTTCCCCTCTGTCTCTGGCTCTGGTTCCACCTTTTCCTCCATGCATCAGATCACGACCAACGTGGAATCTTGGGACGAAGTCGACTGAGAGGGTGTTCTTCAGTTGAAACTCGATTGCGTCGGACGGAAGACTCGTCGAGGGCCGTAAGCCCCTGCGAGGAGCTCTGATCGACGAGAGTCTGGTCTGCCTACGTATGCGTACCTTCAATGTTTGGAGAGGCACAAGCTACCTTGGTCTGTCAACACTTATCTTGCTGATATTGGGTCCCCAGACGATGACTTGGATTCCCTTCCACGCTCAGTAACAACCAGGCCACATGCGGAAGAGGTTCCCTGATCTCTCGGAGGACGTTGTTGCGGATGCGGAAGACAAGGGCGAAGCCCACCGTCGGAGGTATGGGTAACCCTATTGCTGCCGCCGGTGAGCTAACCCAGGACATCGTTCGTCCCATCGTGCCGGGAGCCCTCCTCCCGGGAAATTGGTTGCGTCCTGCAACAACAAGTTTCGTAACCCACATGCCCGGTCATTGATGCCCGGAACTCTAGCGTCTTGGGGGTCCTTATGCATGCTGAAGCTTGCTGTGACTTTACACAATGTAGGTAAGAGAATGTCTAGCTGTGAGACATCCCGAGCCACCAAATAATCAGTGATGATGAGCCTGATGATATGAAGTCGGTTGTCGGTCAGTCGGTCTTGAAAAGCAGAATGGATCCTTATTCTAGTCCATGTACCGAGGAGAACCCCCGACAGTCTGTTCTTGATTGTGTGCTTGCAACAGGTTGAGCATTGATGTTGTGGTCCGCCAAAGCTAAATGCTTATATTCCATGGTTGAGGCTATTAGTGCCGCCCTCAATCGCGACTTGGCGTGAGGCATGAGATGAAATTCTGGGAGGCTCAGTCGTCTATTGAAGAGAAAGTGCCAGTACAGCTggtaatttatttactatgcATGCGGCAGGTGAGCCTGAAAGACGCTTAAACAGGGAGTGCGCCGAGGCATAGCTGGGATATCCTTTCCTTTAGGCACATCATTTGGCACGGTGATCAGTCATGATTTCTGCATTGAGACTCAAGGCTTGGAATCCTTCCTATGGCGA from Colletotrichum lupini chromosome 2, complete sequence carries:
- a CDS encoding ATP-dependent protease La domain-containing protein, whose amino-acid sequence is MYDACQLLSTIITFAPPNVLFLCDRHWLGTCIPPVLQLLAPALGLLALPVSLHLSAFDLVQAHHEIRSFLEPLQPWWLHEIHSHPPPLDFGGASFNCLDSPTTRPLYTTRAGLHLPKLCQHRAGGDGFMSSDQPRVVESRPSALTSNPVHEAEDEKDHGTVERPLEGDQIRGVIRLIQCRKCSHLLQEPITLPCGRSLCKQCVPETHTRENISYPATPNRLQGFECPYVECGKNHAVGDCGVDVILTKAVNNFKFEMEKAKETSTKAEISTHVIINSSGAGQSDMRDDNAEVARVVKGGPLLAVYTLADTGELDYNSAVTFAEVSSLGDEATSIDSRTFSKVKESVRTEMDCQVCYALFYDPLTTVCGHTFCRSCLHRVLDHSSYCPICRRGLSVSPLLYQESCPSNESLKTIIQTFWADAVLTRGDALAAEAMNRHREFDIPIFVCTLSFPMMPTFLHVFEPRYRLMIRRALEGDRTFGMVLPQRPRTANDTHFVQYGTLLRIVNAEYFADGRSLIETSGISRFRITRHGILDGYLVGKIERIDDISIAEEEDLEATETQQALERYESAATHQSEDSSLPRPLTTTPEDLSTMPTSDLLSLGVSFVQRMRQQSVPWLAQRMLAIYGECPNDPALFPWWFASILPAKEYEKYKLLETRSVRERLKICCGWILEWESSRCLEDNSFVDDSHASSDTPDVTRDICSASATTRGMFSRGDIGTLFILDKPTTVHYNFHTSVLLCHNTTDFAIFQATVFPSSFTTYYYHLKMFSTASRTHSTTSASARKPGMIESTPAQRTSMKAGASELAETGAELEIIDDFAKKPVL